Proteins encoded together in one Columba livia isolate bColLiv1 breed racing homer chromosome 3, bColLiv1.pat.W.v2, whole genome shotgun sequence window:
- the TCF21 gene encoding transcription factor 21 gives MSTGSLSDVEDLQEVEMLECDGLKMDTNKEFGASNESNEEGSNGENGSPQKGRGASGKRKKAPPKKSPLNGVSQEGKQVQRNAANARERARMRVLSKAFSRLKTTLPWVPPDTKLSKLDTLRLASSYIAHLRQILANDKYENGYIHPVNLTWPFMVAGKPESDLKEVVNTNRLCGPTAS, from the exons ATGTCCACTGGGTCCCTCAGTGATGTGGAAGATCTGCAGGAGGTGGAGATGCTGGAGTGCGATGGCCTGAAAATGGATACTAACAAAGAGTTTGGGGCGTCCAACGAGAGCAACGAGGAGGGATCCAATGGCGAGAATGGCTCCCCTCAGAAGGGGAGAGGGGCCtcgggaaagaggaaaaaagctcCCCCCAAGAAGAGCCCTTTAAATGGAGTGAGCCAGGAGGGAAAGCAGGTCCAGAGAAACGCTGCCAACGCCAGGGAGAGGGCAAGAATGAGGGTCCTTAGCAAAGCCTTCTCAAGGCTTAAGACCACACTGCCCTGGGTGCCCCCAGACACCAAGCTTTCCAAACTGGACACCTTGAGGTTGGCCTCCAGCTACATCGCTCACCTGAGGCAGATCCTGGCCAATGACAAGTATGAAAACGGCTACATCCACCCAGTCAACCTG ACTTGGCCTTTTATGGTAGCCGGCAAACCCGAGAGTGACCTGAAAGAAGTGGTGAACACAAACCGTTTGTGCGGCCCGACGGCATCCTGA